The sequence below is a genomic window from Candidatus Limnocylindrales bacterium.
CGGGCGGGAGCATCGATCGAAGATGTCGCCAGATCGCAGTACCGTTTTTGAGCATCGTCCACTGCTTTAGGTTTTTTAGCGCATAGCCGACGGTCTCGAAGGCCCGCGGGCCTTCACGGCGGAAGGCGTCATCCATCCGATCAAGAGCATCGGCGATCGTCGTGAGGACCTCGCGCAGTGATTCGTACGCGAGGATCTCCGACTGATCATTCACCTTAAAGACCGCGCGATGCACCTCACCATCGGGATCGACGGTAAAGATCACCAAGCCGGGAAGGTTTTGCGTTGATCCAAGCTCAAAGGCATCGATCAAATACTGATTCTCCTTCGGCTCCTTCCACACGTTGAACAACATACCGATCACTCCGGCAGGGAGTCTCGGAGTTTGCCACGATCCCGGTGCAGCTCGGATGGCAAAGACCGCCCAGCGGGGACCCGAAATCTCGTCAAGCGCTCGCCAGTAGTCTTCATCCCGCAGGAGCTTCTTCACATGCGGATGTTTATCCGTATAGAGAACGACTCCGAATAGGTTCGCTTGCCCGTTCTGAGGAATATACGCGCTTGACAGTTCAACCGCCCAGTTCATGTAGATTAAAGTCCCCCTTCGTTCACAGTGGTTCAGGCGGCATCGACAGCGCATCGAGCACGCTCCAGCCGAGCGCCATCCGCCTTCGCCGTGCCGGGCTGTCCCTTGCGCGGCTAGGCAAGCGTACCGTCAGCTTTCACTGAAGGTGACCCCATGCTGGCGCATAAACTGCTTCAGCACATCGACGTGTATGCAGTGACCGACGTGTAAGAATGCGCTTTCGCGCACTCGCTTTTTCTCCGCACCACGCCGAACCTCAACATCTATGTCGAACTCCAGATCGAGGTGTGCGGTCGCAGCCTGCATGCCCCAGATACGACCGTCAGTTCCAAAGGCGGGGCCGCCGCTCTGGCCGCGCAAACCAGCGGTGCTAAGCTCGATGCCGACAATGGCTCCCTGCGCGTTGAGAAGATGCCGAGTTACCATGCCTTCGATCGGAAATCGCGGCGTCGCTTGTCGGCCAATCGTTGTCCATGCAATGCGATCCGCGACAGCATCGTATTCAAAATTCTCAAATTCAGGGAAGGGATACCCAAGCCTACAAAGATACTTACCCGGCTGGAGTTCAGAAGCATCAGCAGCAAAGACCGGGAACTTGTCGCAGAGCAGCCGCGTGTGGTTTTGGAATCTCAGCAGTGCGACATCAACTTCCGGGTGGATGCGGATGTCCAGGTTCAGAGAACCTTCGACACAATCGACAAATAGGCTGTACAGCTCGATGGTCCTGCCCTTGGCGTAGGAGTACTTCTTTTCGAGGAGGCGGAGCTCTTGTGAGTTCCTCTTCCCTGGCGTTAGGCAGGCTCGTTCTGCCTTGAAAGCGTCAAAATTGATCCGAAGCTGATCGGCGACGAGTAGTTGTTCGGCCACATGGCGGCAAGTGAATGCCCATCCGTCCGAATTTACGAAAAACAGTGTCCCGGCGCCCGGCACGATCGCGGTCGTCCCATAGGATCGCGATATAAAGTGCAATGGCCTTGTGAACGCTGCTGCTTCTGTGATCGCTGAAACAAACAACGGCAGATCTCCAATTGCCTAACGAGAGCATGAGCGGCGGGCACGAGGCGATCCGCATAGAGCACCGAAGCCTACTGCCCGCCCGCTCCATGCGTTGTTGGGCGAGCAACGCATCTAACCAGCTTCCCCGCCGATAAGAACCTGAGTGATACGTTCCACGATTTGCCGCCTCGTCTCTTCTCGGAGACACCCGACTTGACGGACGAACAGGGTTTCGTTGGCCGTGAAAAGTTTGGCAGGGCGTGCGTAGCTAGTACGCTGCAGCGATCCCTCCGAAAAATCCGACGCTTCTAGAGCGACGGCCTGCGCATCCGCATACGCATTGCTGGTTATCTGGCAGAGGATGAAATCGCCCCGACCGACGCTGGCTAGGACCACCGCCGGACGCAGCTTAGAACGGCTGAGATCGGAGAACGGGAAAGCGAGAAGTACTACCGATCCTGCTGAAGGTGCGCCCACGCTGCATCCTCC
It includes:
- a CDS encoding trypsin-like peptidase domain-containing protein — protein: MPGAGTLFFVNSDGWAFTCRHVAEQLLVADQLRINFDAFKAERACLTPGKRNSQELRLLEKKYSYAKGRTIELYSLFVDCVEGSLNLDIRIHPEVDVALLRFQNHTRLLCDKFPVFAADASELQPGKYLCRLGYPFPEFENFEYDAVADRIAWTTIGRQATPRFPIEGMVTRHLLNAQGAIVGIELSTAGLRGQSGGPAFGTDGRIWGMQAATAHLDLEFDIDVEVRRGAEKKRVRESAFLHVGHCIHVDVLKQFMRQHGVTFSES
- a CDS encoding type II toxin-antitoxin system PemK/MazF family toxin codes for the protein MGAPSAGSVVLLAFPFSDLSRSKLRPAVVLASVGRGDFILCQITSNAYADAQAVALEASDFSEGSLQRTSYARPAKLFTANETLFVRQVGCLREETRRQIVERITQVLIGGEAG